Part of the Pangasianodon hypophthalmus isolate fPanHyp1 chromosome 9, fPanHyp1.pri, whole genome shotgun sequence genome is shown below.
CGTCTATGGCGTCATGGTCAAAGGTAGAATCAACAGTGGCGTATATGTGAATTATGCAATATTAAGTGTAATTTGGGGCATTTAAGGTCCTGCTCTGGTGAGTGGAAGACTGTGACCCTCAGCTGTTCAGCTCTATGTTTATTGCACATTGTTTGAAATAGTCAAGTCAGTTTGGATAactgaattaattttaattctgtCTTAAGGGCACGAAGGGAGGATTGGAATGGCGGCTGTTGTGTTGAAAGAAGGGAAGGAGTTTGATGGCATTGACACATGTAGAGTTTTAGCTAACTACCTACCAGTTTATGCCAGACCTCGTTTCATTCGCATTCAGGTAAGCCATGTTTATAACCCAGTACTGCTGATTGCAGTATTTCAGTCTTTCTTTGTATCAAGCTGTAGTTTTTCATcaaaacacatttctctttcAGAGTTCTTTGGAACTCACAGGAACTTTCAAGATGAAAAAGGTGAAGCTGGTGGAGGAGGGCTTTGATCCAGCGCTCATTCGCGACCCACTCTACTTCCTTGATCTAGTTGAAAAGAAATACGTTGCTCTCACTCAGGAAATGTATAATTCAGTGATTGCAGGAGACATTAAACTATAAGTctggaaatgtaaaaatatgagtatactttaaaaatgaaaggttGTTGTATGTGGCCTTGTGAAAAACAATAGCTAATGGTAAACTAGTTGCAGACTAATCTCAGGGAGGAGCCTGGTTTCATCTTTGTCAGTTTTTAATATCCATTGACTAATTCAGTAAACAAACTTTTATGCTGTGACaatgattaataaaatgtagcaTGTTTGTTTGATCATAATGTACATTCTGTTTTATAAGTAATAAATGTACTTATATCATTCAACTGGTTTAAATTTCATTCAGTGGTTCAAGTGTGTTGCCATGAGAAAAGTCCATATCCTAAAGATTTTTCCCCCCCCAGCTCACAGCTGTAATAACCACAGAGCCAGTGTAAGTAGGGCAAAGGCCGACTTGGGGAATGAAGCCTACAGACTTTCTAATGCAGCTCATTTCTGAGTGCAAGTACTTATCAGCTTTACTGCAGCTTGGGCTCTTTTTACCCACCGCTGAGGGTCATTACCCCATGAGATAGCATCAAGCCAACCTTTGTACCTTTTTCACACTGGATACACCTTAACTGTTCTACAGATGTTCACAGTGCTGACACTAGAAGCATGCgacattactttaaaaatgaatttatttaatacagtgGTATATTTAGAAATGTgcagcaaaaaaatatttaaaaaaaaactgaaaacaaaaatgtcagcctcataaagaaaagaaactcaGATTGGGTAGAAGCTGTTTTATATCAAAAGAAAAGAGTACTGATGTGCCTTATTAAATTGTTTACtagtacaaaaatacatttcagggCACACAATACAGCATCCAGTATCACAAAGTACAGGACCACTCCCCACAGCGGCCCCTTCTTAAGTACAGAGTCATTAAATTATTGAAACCGAGCACTTTCCTATTCtgtaaataagaataaaaatgttttgtgttcttacttttaaaaatgccaTTGAGTAGAGATTTATGTATATGATGGtagaaaaggatttttttttttttttcattactgcTAAGTTTAGTTCCAAGGCTCAGGGGTATTAGTGTAATACAAACATAACCAAtgtagtgttttttcttttttacttttttttttttaaagaattttttccccttattagttttttttttttatacaaaataacaaaaatgtacaaaagttcATTTACAGCGAACCAAGGCCATGTGCTAGCAGTATATACAGCTATAATTTAAACATATCCTAGTGTTTTGTGTATCTTTTACTTCATATGCATAGCAGTAAAATAAAGCATACCTGTTCATTAGCCTCGATAACTGGTGTGCTAAATCCAATCCACTAACATGATGGGTTTCAAATGGTGAGAGAATTTAAATATCCTTTATAATTTCACTCAACAACTTAAAACGTAAAGTTTGCATGTggttttgttaaattaaatgttaatatgcAGGTAAGGCATCACTGCTCGCAGTGTAAAGATGGGGAAGTTGGTGTTCTGAACGTAGTAGCAGGTGTCTGGACCTGAGTCGTAGCACATGCATAGATCTCTAGACAGCAGGAGTTTTGCCAGTGTTCATCTATGGTAAAACATCACTAGAAAAGGTCTGTTCAAAATGTAGAGCCCATTTTAAGCCCGTGAAAGTAGTTCATCAGCAATAAGCAGAAAAGTTCTAATCCTTCAGAAACACGTCTTCATAACATTTTAGTGTCCTTCATTCAAGTCCCCAGAAAACAGGCTCAGAATTATGCAGATCCACAGCAGTCCTCACGTACACCCACAAAAGCAAAACACGCATGACCACAGACATCACAAACAAAAAAGGTATGCAttacacttttttgtttgtgaGCATAGATGCAGAActgcaatatttaaaacaaattatttattttcttccttcatttaaattgtcttttctatttttttaaaaaacaatttagaGACAAATGTCAAATGGGATTATTTCAGTCTGTCCGTGGTACTGGTCATGCATTCTTCatttaataaacttttattcCATCCATTTCATATTTGGCAAGCCTTCAAGCACCAAAACAAGAACAATAAGAATGAGTTTTGTGGGGATTCAGCACCAGAAGGAGGTGCTCTCTTTGTCCTCCAACCAAATAAACTCTGTCTTGCAACTGTCCACAAAACGAGAAAAGAATGACTCCATTGTAGAGGGGagcagagaagaggagagaaggggGGGTGGAGGGGGGCTTTCGTAATGTTCTCCAATGACACTTTCAGTAACAGACCAGCTGTCGCCCTCTTCAGAAGTGGTCAATGAGTACAGATACACAGTTAGCGCCCACCAGGTAATTGGGGTCCCCTGGGAGAGATTTATTCTGCCAGCATTTGGGGTCACCTGCAGAGAAATCAGAGGGTAAACAAAGAGAATCTGTAGACAGCCAACGTCactttgtgtttaatgtttaaatcaaTGGCTCTCAAAGTCAGGTCTGGGAACCTCCAGGAGTCCATGAAGTGAAACCAGGGgggctgtgatttttttaaattttatttttattttgttacagtggcagAAACCTACCATTATTCTTTTAATGCATTTGTATATACTggtattacatttattattgagATTTTGTATTGAATGGTAattttgaattgaatgggtttaatccaaatctgaacttataaaaaaaaagttggccgAAAATTAATGTCAGCTTGAACACAATGTATTCTGTGGTTGGAAAGTTCtagtaaaatatttacagctcCAGTAAAAGAATAttataatgtacatttaaataatgagcctaatatctgaatagttggatcatgttcatgaaataagtCTGCACTGAGGGGTCTGTGGAattattttaacagttaaatgGGTCCCTGGCTGtaaaatgtttgagaacccatggtttaaatgattaaatattggAAGAACACTCCAATGTTATAAATGGGAAAAtaaagtttttgtgttttttcccctctgttgaatattttagctttttttttttttttaaatactaaattttAATGCCCTGAATGTGTAAATCTGTTTGCAACAACAGGGTTTTTATGATGAtacagctgaaacatttctttttagcACTGCAAGCATCATATGGAAGAGCAGAAGAGTTAAACTGGAATGGAAACAGAAATAGAATGATAGCCAAGTTGACACCCAAGCTGAATCAGTACCATATCCACCAGGGATGTATCAAccctcttttaaaaaaatttcatacAACTCTGATATGAATGCACTGCACATCAACTGATATCCAAAACTGAGTCTGCTGTCTGAAGGTCTTTGTTACTAAGCTATGCAAAACATCACAAGCATGATGGCAGAGTGctttaacatgcacacacagtgttgAGTCAGTCAGCAGCACATGATTCACATGACTGTGGTGGTCCTCCGAGCTGGTACATCATAACATTATACATACTGTTCCATTCACTCATGTGGTTAACTACGCTGCTTACACAAAACTCACATGCAAATCACACAACCATCTTGTATGCcagactgaaataaaataaataataattttaaatcatCATAGACACTATAGTTAGTGTGCTAATATACAAGTTAGTTAGTGTAGCAACAAGATGTCCTTAAGTGGAGTACACCAGttaagcataaataaatattaaaagaagATAAGCTCTTTGACTGTATGCCATAGTTAAAAAGGCACGTTACATCACATACCAATGAATGTCCCAAAAATAACCAAgttcttattttaattataattcaaCATAGAAATAttggcaatgaaatattttcaattcaaaGTGCAAGTCTCCTTATATTCACTCACTAACTAGTCTAATGTCTGTTCTCCATGTTGGGTTCTCCTCACTTGCCTGCCAACTTGGGATCTGATTGGGAGGTAAAAAGCattttacatcacacactgcctttctctaaaattacagttttttcaTCTTTATAAGCACTGCACTGTGCTTCTGGCAGCAGCACCTTTCACCCTCCTAGCCGCTGCTTCCCATAGGATTACACGTGAaatgtagatttaaaaaaaacacactttcagaGCTATTTAGGTAACTCTGCAGCTGCTCCCATATCAACAGGTTATCACTGCTACAGTTAAACATTACCTACATAACCCAGATAACAAGCTCGCTCAATACTGCACATTAAAGCACCTCCATCACCACACCGGAAACTGTGTCTGGCTGAATATAGATCCAGCACTTTAGATCACCATCAGTCTGATACTTATACGCTATTAGATTGATACATCCCTAATAATCACCAATCACAAGACCCAAAGAATTCCAGAAGGACAGAGAAAGGACAGCGTACCCGACGAGGAGTCGGAGGATTTTAGAGCAAAAGACCAACCATCAGGGGTCATAGACGCACAGTGTGGCAGGCGTAGCTCCACCGGCTTCAGGAACTTCAGACCATGAGGCCCACACATGACCAGGGGGCTGAGCAGAGTTTCACCTGCATGAACACACTCAAGTGAGTGAGGCTTGAAAATGTCTGATGTTTTCCAGAggcattataacagcaaactgCACCAGAATCGGTTTGTTCATCTATTTTAAACACATCAGCATTAATTATTTAACAGGATATCAAGAATGACTAAAGTATGTCTCCATTACACAATGATACAAACCTTTCTCCTTGTCCAGTGGAGGCAGGATACTGTTGTCTCTGCACACTTTAAAGTAGATCTCCTGTTCCACGCTTTCAGGAATGGCTCCCTGGGGGATGATAATACTTACACCCGTCTCGATTGAGCTCAACACCCCGCCGTTACAATTAAAGATGCCCCGTGCTGTGGCAACCACAGTATGTccttcatcatcgtcatcatcatccaGTGCATTGGggctgaaagagaaagagatcatTTACTCTATGCTGAAAGTGATAAAGGGGCCAGAGAAGTGAGGGACACTGGTAATGAGGAGCATATGGTGAGACATTTTACCTGACAGGAATAGCTTTGGGGATAGCATTGACATTGTTGTGCTGATATTTGGGCCTGTTGTCCATAGTGCGAGTGAATGTGTCCACTCCACTATCTGTGTCCAGAGGTTGAGGTGAGAGGTGAGGTTTGGGGTTGTTGTTCACCACGATTGGCTTGGCCTGGGTGTCATTGGGCAAAAGGTTGTGGTTGAATTTAGGGCTCTCAAACTTGCGCTCAAATGGGCGTGCAGTGCTTGTGTAAGGCTTTGGAACATAGCGATTGTAACTGGTGGGAGCAGGGACACTGAGAGTCTTGGGTGGGATGTCAGTGCCATTAACTGGAGATTTTTGGGGAAGGTAGTTGCCTTGGACTGGGTCATCCCGTGTAGGAGGGCGGAGAGTAGACAAATCGGGTTTGCCTTTGGGGGAACTGTGGGGATCTGGGAGAGAGTTCACTGTGAATTACGAGAGAGAAACAACTGTCATTTATTAGAGCTTCACTGGAAAAGTCATCATGTGATCTTGGCTAAACAAAAGGTTTTGCGTTAATACAAATAAGCAATTTGAATGGAAACAGACAATGTGttctaaacacatacaaatacagacacaaaccGAATGCgccaaaggttttttttttttttttttttttttttttggaaagcttGCAAAAAGATTCAAAGGGCATCTGACTGTAACCATAGGTGTGCATTGAGATTGGGATTTAATTAGGCTACCggcttgtttatattttgggaaatagaagcAACTAATTTTGTTAAAGATACAGATATAGTTGCAGATATTTGGCGCACTAAACAGATAAACTGCTTTATAAAATGCACTGCTTAAGAAAGATGTTCAGTGTGTGACTTTAAACTCTTACCCTCTGCGTTGCTGAGTTTGGGCAGAGACGCGGGTGGGATAGCAGGGCCTGACTGACCATAAGGAGCTGGTACTGGGTTAACCTGGGGGACCGGCTCATATCTCTTATCTACAGGGCTCACTTTCTCCCCTGACTCCGTCCTGAAAAGCACGGTTGTTCAAACATATAGTTAATACAGATGCACATTCAAGAATGAATCAGACTGTATTAAAAATTCatgttatttcatattattaaataaaaaaattatcatcACAGTTTATGATATGTCATGATGCAAGAATGCCAACCTAAGCCTGTCATAAACTCAACCAGCTCAGAAATGAAACTGGAAATAGTTTTGCCTGAAAATCGCAAGTCATCCTGTCACATATCCAGTATACTATTTGCTTATCCTGCTATACTGCCATCCTAGTATACCATCATACACCTACACTCAAATTTCTCAAGTGTAATACACCTTTATTATGGTCTATACCTGTTATAAAGGTATCCTAGCTGAGGCTGTGCAGGTTTAGCCAAATCATGGAAGCGATTGACTACAGGCTGAGTCACAGCCTTGTTGTCAAAGCTGCGGCGGTCAAAGTAGGACAGCTGTTTCCTGTAGtactcctcatcctcatcaggGTCGTAGTGGTTGGCACGAACCACGTCATCTCCTAATCGAGACTGGGGTTTCTGTGGCTCCGGAGCCCTATTTAGAGAGGCATGATGAGGGAAAATTAAAATGGACACATTAAGACAAATTTTCTGGTGTCCTACATCTCATGCATTAGCTAAAACCTAAAACACATAAGCAGAGTGCATTGTATAAACCTGTTAATAACCACAAAGCCATCTGAAAGCCACCTTTCTGACATAGAGGATAATCACCACAACATATGTTGACATACAAAACAGCTCGTTTTGGTTACCTATATGCAGGTTTCTCCTGTTCTAGATTGTTGAGAGAGTTGGCCTTGGACACCGGGCCAGGGGCAGTCACAGGTTTGGGGAAATCTGTGGGCTACATCAGAAAAtgacactgatttaaaaataattcatcagTACACCAAATTATGAGACTTATAGCTCAAACCTAGATAAATcccattttgttttgtaatttattaaataaataaataaataaataataaaaaataaataaataaataaataaaaataaaaataaaaataaaataccctGATCCCTGGCACGTCTCCAACCTCCTTGGCTCTGTCTACACTCACAGAGCGCTTGTTCTCAAACATCTTGACCCTGTTGAGAACAGACTGGGGTTTCATGGCAGGATCCTCCTCCTCTGGATCTTCTCTGGGTGGAGGAGGCAACGGTTTGGGAGCTGCAGAGTGTATTGGCTCCCCTGGGGACAGCACAACTTCAGGTTTAGGAGGAGGAACTGGAGGGTCAGAATTCAGAGGTTCATGTTGTCCTGGTTTGTAGCCACGGTTTGGTAGCCCTGGGTTATATGAGGGTCTCAGAGAAGCGTCTCCATAATACTGCTTGGGAGGGTCAGGGGAGCGGGGGTTATTGATGGGGAAGCCATGGGGCTCTGGTTCATAGGGAGAGCGGGCATCATACACAAccgggggaggaggaggaggaggttcCTCATAGCGAACAGGCCCTGGTTTTCCATGCCGTGGTGGTCGGTTATCATACGCCACAGGTGGCTCATCATAGCGAGGCTGAGGAGGGCTATAGTCCCGCGTGGGCCCATCCTCATAGGGGGAGCGGGGCTCGTAGCTCAGAGTGGGAGGCTGGTGGCCCTGAGGATAGCCTGACccagctggaggaggaggaggctggGACGAGGACTGCTGGTCATACTGGGGCCACTGTTCGTCATAATGAGGCACGCGGTTGTCATAGTGCAGGTGCGCATTGTAGTTGTGAGGCTTTGGTTGTGCGTAGCCGCCACCGTCATAGCCGTAAGGCGGGTGGTCGTACTCGCGGTATGGCTGTTTGTCCTGGTACACAGGCTGGTGGCTGTAGGACAGAGAGGATGGGGGAGCTAAAGATTGCGGCTGCTGGGGCTTCATCATGTGATTTACTCGCACAGGCTCATCCACACTGTACAGATCCTTCTTATACATCTGCTGGGaacacaacagcaaacacagaTAAAATAAGTACCTAAGAGATCTTATGCCTTTAAACTGATCTGGAAATTGGCCCAATATAcaagaagagaaataaatcttattaggaaaaaaaaaaaagaaatatttgtaaaacaaaacagcacaagCTGTTCAAAATCACCATAATGCTCTGTCAAAACAGACCAATCATCAAACTCGCACATATCCTTATGCAGAAAAAACAGCTTATACACATTGTGGTAATTATGCAGTTAACAGGCAGATTATCTCAGTTTAACATATCCAGATCTACATACCTATACGATTTGATAAGAAGCCTTTCAGTAATGACAGCCAAAAGAATATTACGTATTCAACTGGAAGACTTCATCAGCTTGAACAAATTTAGGGGAACATTAATTGCTTATTCATGCCTGAAAAGCTACTTTCAAACATTCTGTAGCCTGAAGACAGTAAAATTGTaagaaatgctttaaattatgcATTTAGAGTGAAATGGTAGATACATTTGCTActtaatctcttttttttaatatacattacaaCATTTAAGATGTTATCTTTAATAGAttacattaattcattttatatgGTTATGAATACTGTCTGCAGGTTAGACTGACATGCAGCTACAGACAACCATTCTTGCAAATCAGATAATGTTCCATTTGCAATTCCTTGTTCCACTACATCATCTACAGTGTTCAGTGCAGCTTCTACTTCTATGACAAAATGTGTGCTACTTCTCTTAAATACTACTTCTACAGACAGAACAAGCTAAAAGAAATCTCAACAGTAGGAGCCATGCAAGAGGTAGGAGAGGTGAGAGTGAAGAGACTAATAGTGAGAGGCCTCTTTCCTAAAATCACACAGATGTAACAGGCCTTCTTCCTTTTCCCTCACACATCAGGTGCATGTGTACCAGTCACCCATACTCTTGAGGTGGCAGaggcacacacagcacagatatGGGTGGGCACAGTACACATGCAAACAGCAGAGTGGAAGGAAATAGCATTGTGCAAGAAACAGGCAGCTTGAAAAGAGTGAGCGAGCGGGGCTGAACCAGGCTTAAGCGGGCTGTGCCCGGGTCCAGCTCATGGTGATGCTACTGGTGGTACCTTTGGATGTGGGCTGGGTGCGAGCGACTGGTGGGGGTCGTGTGTTGGGGCCTGAGCGAGCTCAGGATCGGGCTGGGACTCGGGTTCTGGGGCGGGAAGGTTAAGTGAGTCGGCCTGAGCGGTGCCAGTTGGCTCCTTGGATTTCGTACCCGCTAGTGGTGCGGCAGGCTCAACAGCAGGGGGCACTGATGCCACTGCAGGGGGGAAGGAGGGCAGGGCCACAGCAGCCTCAGCCTGCTGTGGAGTACGGGGCACATAGGTTATAGACACATGCTACCAAAAGCACATTCCTATAAGCACACAACCTGCTCTGTGGGTTTTTTACACTAGGTCTTTAATTAATGCTTGACCCCTCCAGGCTGCTAAAtcaaacacactcagtactgccCAAGAATCAATGATGGTTAGCGTTATTGCACACAAGTTGGTCATCAACAACAGGAATTAAAGTCTTTAACCTTACAGAAAGCACTGAAGAAACAGactgataaaaaaaaccctagcCATCTCTATTCAGATAGCATTCCTTTGTAAGTATAATAtctgcaataaaatattttcttgtcCTTTTCATGATAAAACCGTTGCACTTGGGGGGCATTACTATGGATTTAGAAACCcattaaaatcaaaatcaaatccaTCACTTGGTGAATGCCAAAAGTGTTTAATAAATCTCTCACAATTGCTAGATGAAAAAAATAGATGACTTAAAGATACTAAAGAGGCTGACTCAAATTAGaccttttatttcttaaaaaaaaaaaatactgaaatagcTAAAAATAAAGTCACCTGTAAAGGGTGGATTTATTCAAGTGCCCCTTGTAAAAGTAATACCACCTGAATAGGGCCTTTAAtatattgcacaaaaaaaatatatcccaAAATAAGAGCATGTAAATGTACAACATATCAACTTGCTGATGACATTTCACATTCCAAGTGCACGTATTAGTTCAGAACGGAACTGAATGTCTACCACTGAATGCTGGAAAACCTTCACAGACAACAAAACAGCTTCATGCATTACAATTACAACTTCATAAACTGAAGCTTCACCACAGAGCACACTGGCATGACTTGTGTACCGTACCTGCTGGGGAGCAGGAATCTTAAATCCAGCAGGCTCGATGCGGTTCATGGGCTCAGGTTGGGGAGCTGCATGCTGGTAACTTGGGTAGGCTGGCACGTCTTGGATGACGGGTGGATCCTCTCGCACAGGCTCTGAAGAGCGGGTGATAGCAGGCTCAGTGGGTAAGCCCACCTCATCGTTCAGGGTCTCATCCAGCTCCTGGTCTGTATAGGCACCTCCCTCAGTGTCCGTGTCCTCGTAGTCAGACGTGTGGCGGCTGTCGGTGCTGTACATGCTGTACTCGCTGCCTGGCGCTGAGAGGTAGGACAAGCGGTCATCATGGATGTCTAAGTCATCCTCTGGAGCTCCGTCAGCCTGGAAATGGCAATGT
Proteins encoded:
- the tjp1b gene encoding tight junction protein ZO-1 isoform X7 — its product is MVNYQKYITVMQLALGVTAINRDRSLPPRKHMWIFPKHEKDKYGPAVYYPKIHGYIPTPDTFSLGAESESSVQGKPSLRRIKGRIHRSKSLDSIDLLDSNSAAMEETVIWEQHTVTLHRAPGFGFGIAISGGRDNPHFQSGETSIVISDVLKGGPAEGLLQENDRVVMVNSVSMDNVEHAYAVQQLRKSGKNAKITIRRKRKVQVPTGRHGERETMSEHDEDDDSYEDEIYEVRSGRSGYGGGGATGRRSARGERQGTRRERDRERSASRDRSLSPRSERHSVSSNLASRPAKVTLVKSRKNEEYGLRLASHIFVKDISPESLAARDGNIQEGDVVLKINGTVTENLSLIDAKKLIERSKGKLKMVVQRDERATLLNIPDLDDSIPSANASDRDDISDIHSVASDHSNRSHDKKKSSRSRSPDRRSEPSDHSRHSPPQISNGSHRSRDEDRISKPLPLPAKMVEETHKALEQTGTREEKQLPPLPEPKPVYAQPGQPDVDLPVSPADAPVPSVAHDDSILRPSMKLVKFKKGESVGLRLAGGNDVGIFVAGVLEDSPAAKEGLEEGDQILRVNNVDFANIIREEAVLFLLDLPKGDDVTILAQKKKDVYRRIVESDVGDSFYIRTHFEYEKESPYGLSFNKGEVFRVVDTLYNGKLGSWLAIRIGKNHQEVERGIIPNKNRAEQLSSVQYTLPKTAGGDRADFWRFRGLRSSKRNLRKSREDLSAQPVQTKFPAYERVVLREAGFLRPVVVFGPIADVAREKLSREEPDIFELAKSEPRDAGTDQRSSGIIRLHTIKQIIDRDKHAVLDITPNAVDRLNYAQWYPIVVFLNPDSKQGVKNMRTRLCPESRKSARKLYERALKLRKNNHHLFTTTINLNNMNDGWYGALKETIQQQQNQLVWVSEGKADGAPEDDLDIHDDRLSYLSAPGSEYSMYSTDSRHTSDYEDTDTEGGAYTDQELDETLNDEVGLPTEPAITRSSEPVREDPPVIQDVPAYPSYQHAAPQPEPMNRIEPAGFKIPAPQQQAEAAVALPSFPPAVASVPPAVEPAAPLAGTKSKEPTGTAQADSLNLPAPEPESQPDPELAQAPTHDPHQSLAPSPHPKQMYKKDLYSVDEPVRVNHMMKPQQPQSLAPPSSLSYSHQPVYQDKQPYREYDHPPYGYDGGGYAQPKPHNYNAHLHYDNRVPHYDEQWPQYDQQSSSQPPPPPAGSGYPQGHQPPTLSYEPRSPYEDGPTRDYSPPQPRYDEPPVAYDNRPPRHGKPGPVRYEEPPPPPPPVVYDARSPYEPEPHGFPINNPRSPDPPKQYYGDASLRPSYNPGLPNRGYKPGQHEPLNSDPPVPPPKPEVVLSPGEPIHSAAPKPLPPPPREDPEEEDPAMKPQSVLNRVKMFENKRSVSVDRAKEVGDVPGIRPTDFPKPVTAPGPVSKANSLNNLEQEKPAYRAPEPQKPQSRLGDDVVRANHYDPDEDEEYYRKQLSYFDRRSFDNKAVTQPVVNRFHDLAKPAQPQLGYLYNRTESGEKVSPVDKRYEPVPQVNPVPAPYGQSGPAIPPASLPKLSNAEVNSLPDPHSSPKGKPDLSTLRPPTRDDPVQGNYLPQKSPVNGTDIPPKTLSVPAPTSYNRYVPKPYTSTARPFERKFESPKFNHNLLPNDTQAKPIVVNNNPKPHLSPQPLDTDSGVDTFTRTMDNRPKYQHNNVNAIPKAIPVSPNALDDDDDDEGHTVVATARGIFNCNGGVLSSIETGVSIIIPQGAIPESVEQEIYFKVCRDNSILPPLDKEKGETLLSPLVMCGPHGLKFLKPVELRLPHCASMTPDGWSFALKSSDSSSGDPKCWQNKSLPGDPNYLVGANCVSVLIDHF
- the tjp1b gene encoding tight junction protein ZO-1 isoform X8 — its product is MVNYQKYITVMQLALGVTAINRDRSLPPRKHMWIFPKHEKDKYGPAVYYPKIHGYIPTPDTFSLGAESESSVQGKPSLRRIKGRIHRSKSLDSIDLLDSNSAAMEETVIWEQHTVTLHRAPGFGFGIAISGGRDNPHFQSGETSIVISDVLKGGPAEGLLQENDRVVMVNSVSMDNVEHAYAVQQLRKSGKNAKITIRRKRKVQVPTGRHGERETMSEHDEDDDSYEDEIYEVRSGRSGYGGGGATGRRSARGERQGTRRERDRERSASRDRSLSPRSERHSVSSNLASRPAKVTLVKSRKNEAEYGLRLASHIFVKDISPESLAARDGNIQEGDVVLKINGTVTENLSLIDAKKLIERSKGKLKMVVQRDERATLLNIPDLDDSIPSANASDRDDISDIHSVASDHSNRSHDKKKSSRSRSPDRRSEPSDHSRHSPPQISNGRATRFVVHRIRPVSHRSRDEDRISKPLPLPAKMVEETHKALEQTGTREEKQLPPLPEPKPVYAQPGQPDVDLPVSPADAPVPSVAHDDSILRPSMKLVKFKKGESVGLRLAGGNDVGIFVAGVLEDSPAAKEGLEEGDQILRVNNVDFANIIREEAVLFLLDLPKGDDVTILAQKKKDVYRRIVESDVGDSFYIRTHFEYEKESPYGLSFNKGEVFRVVDTLYNGKLGSWLAIRIGKNHQEVERGIIPNKNRAEQLSSVQYTLPKTAGGDRADFWRFRGLRSSKRNLRKSREDLSAQPVQTKFPAYERVVLREAGFLRPVVVFGPIADVAREKLSREEPDIFELAKSEPRDAGTDQRSSGIIRLHTIKQIIDRDKHAVLDITPNAVDRLNYAQWYPIVVFLNPDSKQGVKNMRTRLCPESRKSARKLYERALKLRKNNHHLFTTTINLNNMNDGWYGALKETIQQQQNQLVWVSEGKADGAPEDDLDIHDDRLSYLSAPGSEYSMYSTDSRHTSDYEDTDTEGGAYTDQELDETLNDEVGLPTEPAITRSSEPVREDPPVIQDVPAYPSYQHAAPQPEPMNRIEPAGFKIPAPQQQAEAAVALPSFPPAVASVPPAVEPAAPLAGTKSKEPTGTAQADSLNLPAPEPESQPDPELAQAPTHDPHQSLAPSPHPKQMYKKDLYSVDEPVRVNHMMKPQQPQSLAPPSSLSYSHQPVYQDKQPYREYDHPPYGYDGGGYAQPKPHNYNAHLHYDNRVPHYDEQWPQYDQQSSSQPPPPPAGSGYPQGHQPPTLSYEPRSPYEDGPTRDYSPPQPRYDEPPVAYDNRPPRHGKPGPVRYEEPPPPPPPVVYDARSPYEPEPHGFPINNPRSPDPPKQYYGDASLRPSYNPGLPNRGYKPGQHEPLNSDPPVPPPKPEVVLSPGEPIHSAAPKPLPPPPREDPEEEDPAMKPQSVLNRVKMFENKRSVSVDRAKEVGDVPGIRPTDFPKPVTAPGPVSKANSLNNLEQEKPAYRAPEPQKPQSRLGDDVVRANHYDPDEDEEYYRKQLSYFDRRSFDNKAVTQPVVNRFHDLAKPAQPQLGYLYNRTESGEKVSPVDKRYEPVPQVNPVPAPYGQSGPAIPPASLPKLSNAEVNSLPDPHSSPKGKPDLSTLRPPTRDDPVQGNYLPQKSPVNGTDIPPKTLSVPAPTSYNRYVPKPYTSTARPFERKFESPKFNHNLLPNDTQAKPIVVNNNPKPHLSPQPLDTDSGVDTFTRTMDNRPKYQHNNVNAIPKAIPVSPNALDDDDDDEGHTVVATARGIFNCNGGVLSSIETGVSIIIPQGAIPESVEQEIYFKVCRDNSILPPLDKEKGETLLSPLVMCGPHGLKFLKPVELRLPHCDPKCWQNKSLPGDPNYLVGANCVSVLIDHF